One Pseudomonadota bacterium genomic window, ATACCAAGTTTCAACTCAAGGTGGGCGGTGATCCCGCCACGGACATCGCGCGCATCCACGCGGCGGCCGATGTGCTTTCCCCGGGCGAGGTGCTCGTCGCCGACGCCAACACGGGCTGGCGCGTGGATGACGCCCTGCGGGTGGTGCACGCCGTGCGCGATCGCGACGTGTACATCGAGCAGCCGTGCCGCACCTACGAGCACTGCCTCACGGTGCGCCGCAAGACGGCGCTGCCCTTCATCCTCGATGAGAACATCACCGATCTCGATGCCTTCCTGCGCGGCCATCACGACGGCGCGATGGATGCGATCAACCTGAAGATCTCCAAGGTGGGCGGCCTGAGCAAGGCAAGGCAGATCCGCGATCTGTGCGTCTCACTCAACGTGCCGATGACCCTGGAGGACAGCTGGGGCGGCGACATCATCACGGCTGCCATCGCCCACCTCGCGCACTCCACCCCCGAGCCCTTGCGCTTCTCGGCGACCGATTTCAATAGCTACGTCACGGTGAGCCACGCGAGCGGAGCGCCGACGCGCGTCGACGGGTGCATGGAAGCATCGCGCGCCCCGGGGCTCGGCGTCGAACCTCGTCGCGAGGTGTTGGGCGAGCCGGTGGCGGTTTACAGCGCGTGACGTCCCCGAGGAGCGTCCGATGGAGCTGAAGGTATTCAACGCACAGGCGGTGGCCGAGGGCACGCCCTGGGTGCCCATGATCGATGCTATCCGTGACGCTTTCCGGGCCGCGGGCGTCTCGCCGATGCGTCATCACCATGCGGTGCCCGGCGTCGCCGAGGGAGACGACGACCTGACCTTGTTGCTGATGCCTGCCTGGCACGGCCAGGGCGGGGCCTTCGGTCTCAAGGTCGCAGCGCTCTCGCCTACGAACGCATCCGTTGGGTTGCCCACCTTGCACGGGGTGTACCTGTTGTTCGAGCCGGGCACCGGGGTGCCGCGGGCGCTGCTGGATGCGGGCGCCCTCACGGCCAGGCGCACGGCCGCTGCCTCCGCCCTGGCCTCGCGCTACCTTTCCCGCGAGAACGCGCAGACCTTGTTCGTGATCGGCACCGGTCGGGTCGCACGGGAGCTGATCAGCGCTCACTGCGCGGTGCGCCCGATCCGTGAGGTGCGCGTGTGGGGGCGGCGCCCCGAGCGGGCGCAGGCCTTGGTGGAGGCCGTCAGCGCAGAGCTCGACGCCGGGCAACGGTGCGTGAGCGTGGCGGACGTGGCCAGCGGCGCGGCCGGAGCGGACATCATCAGTGCTGCCACCGGCGCCAAAGCGCCGCTCCTGCGCAGCGAATGGGTGGAGGATGGCACGCACGTGGATCTGGTGGGGGCTTACACCCCTGCAATGTGCGAGGCGGACCCGGCGTTGGTGGGACGGTCCGACCAGGTGTTCATCGATACGTGGGAGGGCGCACGCGATGAGGCGGGCGATCTGCTGCAAGCGATCTCCGCTGGTGCCTTCTCGTTTGATTCGGTGGCGGGCGATCTGTATCAGATGTGCGCACACGATGGGGGCACCCTGCTGCGGCGGAGCGCACAGGAGATCACCCTCTACAAGTCCGTCGGCACGGCCCTGCAGGATCTGGCCGCGGCTGAGTTGTGCGTCACGCGCGCCCCATAGGGCTGCATATGTCGACTGCGCGAGCGCAGGCCGGACCTTCCATAGCGTCGCGCGCACTCTCGCGCTAGCGCTAGGCCATCGCTCGACGCCTGCTCCGTCAAGGGCTTATGTCGGTACCCGCGAGCCGCGCCCGGCTCCGGTACACTACGCCCCCTCCAGTCCGAGCTGAATTCAGAGCGTTACCTATCATGAACGAGAAGAAGACCGCAGCAGCGGCCGCCGAGGCGTCGACCACCGTGTCGCGCGCTGGAATGATCGGAGTGTTCACGTCGGCCCTGGTGCTTGCGGGGTGCGGCGGCGGCGGTGGCGGCGGAAATCCCGCGCCCCCGGCTCCCCCCACCAACACCGCGCCCACGATCACCGGTACGCCCCCGGCGACCGTGGATCAGGATGCCCAGTACGCATTTTCTTTCA contains:
- a CDS encoding cis-3-hydroxy-L-proline dehydratase is translated as MKLAEIRVYQVDLPLVEGRYSWSEGKYVEVFDSTVVELIGDDGRYGLGEVCPLGPFYLPAFGPGARAGIGELAPTLLGEDPTALGPINRLMDRALLGHPYVKSAIDMACWDLLGKACDRPVCDLLGGRYGERVVLYRAISQRPVAEMAQNVAEHRAAGYTKFQLKVGGDPATDIARIHAAADVLSPGEVLVADANTGWRVDDALRVVHAVRDRDVYIEQPCRTYEHCLTVRRKTALPFILDENITDLDAFLRGHHDGAMDAINLKISKVGGLSKARQIRDLCVSLNVPMTLEDSWGGDIITAAIAHLAHSTPEPLRFSATDFNSYVTVSHASGAPTRVDGCMEASRAPGLGVEPRREVLGEPVAVYSA
- a CDS encoding ornithine cyclodeaminase family protein, whose translation is MELKVFNAQAVAEGTPWVPMIDAIRDAFRAAGVSPMRHHHAVPGVAEGDDDLTLLLMPAWHGQGGAFGLKVAALSPTNASVGLPTLHGVYLLFEPGTGVPRALLDAGALTARRTAAASALASRYLSRENAQTLFVIGTGRVARELISAHCAVRPIREVRVWGRRPERAQALVEAVSAELDAGQRCVSVADVASGAAGADIISAATGAKAPLLRSEWVEDGTHVDLVGAYTPAMCEADPALVGRSDQVFIDTWEGARDEAGDLLQAISAGAFSFDSVAGDLYQMCAHDGGTLLRRSAQEITLYKSVGTALQDLAAAELCVTRAP